In Synechocystis sp. PCC 6714, the following are encoded in one genomic region:
- a CDS encoding Gfo/Idh/MocA family protein: MTSHQLNGQRSYLQPIRIGVIGVGNMGQHHTRVLSLMKDVEFVGIADVNVERGLDTASKYRVHFFEDYQEMLPHVDAVCVAVPTRLHHDVGMNCLQNNIHTLIEKPIAASIAEAESLVNAAADANCILQVGHIERFNPAFLELTKILKTEELLAIEAHRMSPYSQRANDVSVVLDLMIHDIDLLLELVGSEVIKLSASGSRASGSGYLDYVTATLGFSSGIVATLTASKVTHRKIRSIAAHCKNSLTEADFLNNEILIHRQTTADWSADYGQVLYRQDGLIEKVYTSNIEPLHAELEHFIHCVRGGDQPSVGGEQALKALKLASLIEEMALDSAGWNALEAASEYQNVTLALGASI, encoded by the coding sequence ATGACGAGCCATCAGCTCAACGGGCAACGGAGTTACCTTCAGCCGATCCGCATCGGGGTGATTGGGGTGGGCAATATGGGACAGCACCATACCCGGGTCCTGAGCCTGATGAAGGATGTGGAGTTTGTGGGCATTGCCGATGTCAATGTAGAACGGGGCCTAGACACCGCCAGCAAGTATCGGGTGCATTTTTTTGAAGATTACCAGGAGATGTTGCCCCATGTGGATGCGGTTTGTGTAGCTGTTCCCACCCGCCTGCACCATGACGTGGGTATGAATTGTTTGCAAAATAATATCCACACCCTAATCGAAAAACCCATTGCCGCTAGCATTGCCGAAGCCGAATCCCTAGTCAATGCCGCCGCCGATGCCAATTGTATTCTCCAAGTTGGACACATTGAACGCTTTAACCCTGCTTTTTTGGAATTAACTAAAATTCTCAAAACGGAAGAGTTATTGGCGATCGAAGCCCATCGTATGAGTCCCTATTCCCAGCGGGCCAATGATGTTTCCGTGGTGCTGGATTTGATGATCCACGACATTGACTTGTTGTTGGAACTGGTGGGTTCCGAGGTGATCAAACTTTCCGCCAGCGGTAGTCGGGCTTCTGGGTCAGGCTATTTGGATTACGTCACCGCTACGTTGGGCTTTTCCTCCGGCATTGTGGCCACCCTCACCGCCAGTAAGGTAACCCACCGAAAAATTCGCTCCATCGCCGCCCATTGTAAAAATTCCCTCACCGAAGCGGATTTCCTCAATAACGAAATTCTTATTCATCGCCAAACCACCGCTGATTGGAGTGCCGACTATGGCCAGGTGCTATATCGCCAGGATGGCCTAATCGAAAAGGTTTACACCAGTAACATTGAACCCCTTCATGCCGAACTAGAACATTTCATCCATTGTGTGCGGGGGGGAGATCAGCCTTCCGTGGGGGGGGAACAGGCCCTCAAAGCTTTGAAACTGGCGAGTTTGATTGAGGAAATGGCGTTGGACTCCGCCGGCTGGAATGCCCTAGAAGCAGCTTCGGAATATCAAAATGTGACCCTGGCCCTGGGCGCAAGTATATAA
- a CDS encoding tetratricopeptide repeat protein, translating to MTESLPVVYLSFLLIILGGLGVFVFSQVLKARRLENTFGKLQKKLQNGKGTAQEYYQLGSIYLDKKLYSQSINLFQKALKMAEEVEPENQALIYNAMGYACFAQEQFDLAIRHYKDALKLYPDYVIALNNLANVYEKKQMVSKALETYEQTLAIEPNNKVAQRRANSLKKRLVET from the coding sequence ATGACTGAGTCTCTACCCGTTGTTTATCTTTCCTTTTTGTTGATTATTTTGGGGGGATTAGGCGTATTTGTCTTCAGTCAAGTGTTAAAAGCCCGTCGCCTAGAAAATACCTTTGGTAAGCTACAAAAAAAACTACAAAATGGCAAAGGAACTGCCCAGGAATATTATCAGTTAGGAAGTATTTACCTGGACAAAAAACTATATTCCCAATCGATTAACTTGTTTCAAAAAGCCCTCAAAATGGCGGAGGAAGTGGAACCGGAAAACCAAGCGCTAATTTACAATGCCATGGGTTACGCTTGTTTTGCCCAGGAGCAATTTGATCTGGCTATTCGTCACTATAAAGATGCGTTGAAACTATATCCGGATTATGTTATTGCGTTGAATAATTTGGCCAATGTTTATGAGAAAAAGCAAATGGTTAGCAAAGCCCTGGAAACCTACGAGCAAACCTTGGCAATAGAGCCCAATAATAAAGTAGCTCAACGGCGGGCCAATTCCTTGAAAAAACGGCTTGTGGAGACGTAA
- a CDS encoding hydrolase, whose translation MIPFPAKSLLIALVLCLPASFEAALAAPVPASTYKTSGIPAPEAIGNDASRYKVTIYPTVPGIGTRDVAPDPDGSVWFNGQWSGVIGHLNPKTGEVKLYPLGTGSHPHGVVLGPDGGLWICDESNAIRRFDRETHEVKTFQLPPFSGSMGYGNLNTPVFDGEGILWFTAQNGYYGRLDPSTGDIKIFPAPQGFGPYGMTATPDGEVWYTSLAGNYIARINTKTYLPEVFPIPDDKANGSRRIWSDSKGNVWITTWGNGALMRFNPETKIWDSYKLPGLGPRGYSTYVDNQDRVWSSDFGTNSIHQFNPETMSFTVFPGNKQNVQTLQMNGTGDRIWGGQQGVDQIILFERIP comes from the coding sequence ATGATTCCCTTTCCAGCTAAATCCCTACTAATTGCCCTCGTTCTTTGTTTGCCTGCCAGTTTTGAGGCTGCCCTAGCGGCCCCTGTGCCGGCCTCAACCTACAAAACATCCGGGATTCCAGCACCGGAGGCGATCGGCAATGATGCCAGCCGCTATAAAGTTACAATTTATCCCACTGTTCCAGGCATTGGCACCCGTGATGTGGCTCCGGATCCTGATGGGTCGGTTTGGTTTAATGGGCAATGGTCTGGTGTAATTGGGCATCTCAATCCTAAAACCGGCGAAGTCAAGCTTTATCCATTAGGGACCGGTTCCCATCCCCATGGTGTGGTTTTAGGCCCAGATGGGGGACTTTGGATCTGTGATGAGTCCAATGCCATTCGTCGGTTTGACCGTGAAACCCACGAAGTTAAGACCTTTCAACTTCCTCCGTTCTCCGGCAGTATGGGCTATGGCAACTTAAATACTCCCGTATTTGATGGTGAGGGAATTCTCTGGTTTACGGCTCAAAATGGCTATTACGGGCGCTTAGACCCGAGTACTGGAGATATCAAAATTTTCCCTGCTCCCCAGGGATTTGGCCCCTATGGCATGACTGCAACCCCTGACGGGGAGGTTTGGTATACTAGCTTGGCGGGGAATTACATAGCTCGGATTAACACCAAAACCTATCTCCCAGAGGTGTTCCCGATTCCGGATGATAAGGCCAATGGCTCCCGCCGCATTTGGTCTGATTCTAAGGGCAATGTTTGGATTACAACTTGGGGCAATGGGGCTTTGATGCGCTTTAACCCAGAGACTAAAATTTGGGACTCTTATAAGCTACCAGGGTTGGGGCCCCGGGGATATTCAACCTATGTAGATAACCAAGATCGGGTCTGGAGTTCTGATTTTGGCACGAATTCGATCCATCAATTTAATCCAGAGACGATGTCATTTACGGTTTTTCCTGGCAATAAACAGAATGTACAGACTCTACAGATGAATGGGACTGGGGATAGGATCTGGGGGGGACAGCAAGGCGTTGATCAGATCATCCTGTTTGAACGTATCCCTTAA
- a CDS encoding NAD(P)/FAD-dependent oxidoreductase, producing MLRISEIKLPLDHNDTALEHAILKKLGISGEELTSYTIFKRSYDARKRGHILLVYIVDVATPLEQKLLNKFAGDRQIIPSPDTTYKLVTQVKPGHKVEGKRPVVIGTGPCGMFAGLLLAQMGLKPIILERGKSVRDRSVDTFRFWVKGKLNVESNVQFGEGGAGTFSDGKLYSQVRDPNHYGRKVLEEFVKAGADPEILYINRPHIGTYRLVKIVQNLRSTIEELGGEIHFQSHVSDINIQDNQVQGVTLENGDYIATNHVVLAVGHSARDTFQMLFERGVYIEAKPFSLGFRIEHPQSLIDQCRYGAQAGHARLGSADYKLVHHCQNGRSVYSFCMCPGGKVVAAASEPGRLVTNGMSEYARDEANANSAIVVGITPEVDYPASPLAGIALQRFWEERAFQLGGENYQAPGQLVGDFLANQSSTRFGSVLPSYKPGVKLVNLGESLPDYAIAALREAIPAFDKKIRGFAMEDAVLTGVETRTSSPIRIKRGDDFQSINTLGLYPAGEGAGYAGGILSAGIDGIKVAEAIALNFFAKVDI from the coding sequence ATGTTACGCATTAGTGAAATCAAACTTCCCCTCGACCATAACGACACAGCTTTGGAACATGCCATTCTGAAAAAATTAGGTATTAGCGGAGAAGAATTAACTAGTTACACCATTTTTAAACGCAGTTATGATGCCCGCAAACGGGGCCATATTCTGCTGGTCTATATTGTTGATGTGGCAACGCCCCTAGAGCAAAAGTTACTAAATAAATTTGCCGGCGATCGCCAAATAATCCCCAGTCCTGATACAACCTATAAACTTGTTACCCAGGTTAAGCCGGGTCACAAAGTTGAAGGAAAACGGCCCGTTGTGATTGGCACAGGGCCCTGTGGCATGTTTGCCGGTTTACTGTTAGCCCAGATGGGACTCAAACCAATTATTTTGGAGCGGGGCAAATCAGTACGGGACCGCAGTGTGGATACATTCCGCTTCTGGGTCAAGGGGAAGCTAAATGTTGAATCTAATGTGCAATTTGGTGAAGGGGGAGCGGGGACTTTTTCCGATGGCAAACTCTATAGCCAGGTGCGGGATCCCAACCATTACGGCCGTAAGGTGTTGGAAGAATTTGTTAAGGCCGGAGCCGATCCAGAAATTCTTTACATTAACCGCCCCCACATTGGCACCTATCGCCTAGTGAAAATTGTCCAAAATTTGCGCTCTACCATAGAAGAGTTGGGGGGGGAAATTCATTTTCAAAGCCATGTTAGTGATATTAATATCCAAGATAATCAAGTGCAGGGAGTAACCCTAGAAAATGGTGATTATATTGCCACTAACCATGTGGTGTTGGCGGTGGGGCACAGCGCCAGAGACACTTTTCAAATGTTATTTGAACGGGGGGTTTACATCGAAGCCAAACCCTTTTCCCTTGGTTTTCGCATTGAGCATCCCCAATCTTTAATTGATCAATGTCGCTATGGTGCCCAGGCCGGCCATGCCCGCCTTGGTTCCGCTGATTACAAACTCGTCCACCATTGTCAAAATGGGCGATCGGTTTACAGCTTTTGTATGTGCCCTGGGGGGAAAGTTGTGGCGGCCGCCTCGGAACCAGGTCGATTAGTGACCAATGGCATGAGCGAATACGCCCGGGATGAAGCCAACGCCAACAGCGCCATTGTGGTGGGCATCACTCCGGAAGTGGATTACCCAGCGAGTCCCTTAGCGGGCATTGCTTTGCAAAGATTTTGGGAAGAACGGGCTTTCCAGTTGGGGGGAGAAAATTATCAAGCACCGGGGCAATTGGTGGGGGACTTTCTGGCCAATCAATCTTCCACTAGGTTTGGTTCTGTTCTGCCTTCCTATAAACCGGGGGTAAAATTAGTCAACCTGGGGGAAAGTTTGCCCGATTATGCGATCGCCGCTTTGCGGGAGGCCATTCCGGCCTTTGACAAGAAAATCCGGGGTTTTGCCATGGAGGATGCCGTTTTAACCGGGGTGGAAACCAGAACCTCTTCTCCCATTCGTATTAAACGGGGGGATGATTTCCAAAGTATCAATACCCTTGGTCTTTACCCTGCGGGGGAAGGGGCTGGTTACGCTGGAGGCATTTTATCCGCTGGCATTGACGGCATTAAGGTAGCAGAGGCGATCGCCTTGAATTTTTTTGCTAAAGTTGACATCTGA
- a CDS encoding CBS domain-containing protein gives MSRTVGEVMTPNPITVKPDTPLQDAIRLLAENRISGLPVLDDQEKLVGVISDTDLMWQESGVDTPPYVMLLDSIIYLQNPARHERELHKALGQTVGEVMNDVPISILPTQTLREAAHLMNEKKIRRLPVLNVESRQLIGILTQGDIIRAMARGEA, from the coding sequence ATGAGCAGAACGGTTGGGGAAGTGATGACCCCGAATCCCATCACAGTCAAACCCGATACTCCCCTGCAGGATGCCATTCGTCTGTTGGCGGAAAATCGCATCAGCGGCTTGCCGGTGCTAGATGACCAGGAAAAACTGGTGGGGGTGATTTCCGATACGGATTTGATGTGGCAGGAATCTGGGGTAGATACCCCCCCCTACGTTATGTTGCTAGACAGCATTATTTACCTACAGAATCCCGCCCGCCACGAAAGGGAATTGCATAAAGCCCTGGGGCAAACGGTGGGAGAAGTGATGAACGATGTGCCCATCAGTATTTTGCCTACCCAAACCCTGCGGGAAGCGGCCCATTTGATGAATGAGAAAAAAATTCGCCGTCTACCGGTATTGAATGTGGAAAGTCGGCAGTTGATCGGTATTTTGACCCAAGGAGATATTATTCGGGCCATGGCCCGGGGTGAAGCTTAG
- the gcvT gene encoding glycine cleavage system aminomethyltransferase GcvT: protein MANSSPVLRTPLYDLITEQTAKLTTFGGWEMPVQFVGLKQEHQAVRDKVGMFDISHMGKFVMTGAGILTALQGLVPSDLDRLTPGKAQYTVLLNAQGGIIDDIIVYNQGKNPDGQEQVTLIVNAATTDKDKQWLLAHLPTEINFQDLSREKVLIALQGPEAIAILEPLFNRDLENLPAFGHLEAELLGEKGFIARTGYTGEDGFEIMVSPETGKQLWQTFLAQGVTPCGLGARDTLRLEAAMGLYGQDMDDHTTPLEAGLGWLVHLDSKGDFIGRAVLEKQKADGVKKRLVGLAMLSKQIARHDYPILHNGQNVGIVTSGTLAPTLQKAIALGYVPMELAKVGQELEVEVRGKAYGIKVVKKPFYRSEQKPR from the coding sequence GTGGCCAATTCTTCCCCTGTCCTGCGTACTCCCCTTTACGATCTCATTACGGAACAAACTGCCAAGCTGACAACCTTTGGGGGTTGGGAAATGCCGGTGCAATTTGTTGGGCTAAAACAGGAACACCAAGCGGTGCGAGACAAAGTGGGCATGTTTGATATTTCCCACATGGGTAAGTTTGTGATGACCGGGGCGGGGATTTTAACAGCGTTACAAGGGTTGGTTCCTTCAGATTTAGACCGTTTAACCCCCGGTAAGGCCCAGTACACTGTATTGTTGAATGCCCAAGGGGGAATCATCGACGACATTATTGTTTATAACCAGGGTAAAAACCCAGATGGACAAGAGCAGGTAACTTTAATTGTCAATGCCGCCACGACAGACAAAGATAAACAGTGGCTATTGGCCCATTTACCTACGGAAATTAATTTTCAAGATTTGTCGAGGGAAAAGGTTTTAATCGCCCTCCAAGGCCCAGAGGCGATCGCCATTTTGGAACCTTTATTCAATAGAGATTTAGAAAATCTGCCGGCTTTTGGTCACTTAGAAGCGGAATTATTAGGGGAAAAAGGGTTCATTGCCCGGACAGGTTACACCGGGGAAGATGGTTTTGAGATTATGGTTTCCCCGGAAACGGGAAAACAACTTTGGCAAACGTTTTTAGCTCAAGGTGTGACCCCCTGCGGTTTGGGAGCGAGGGATACTTTACGGCTGGAAGCGGCCATGGGTTTGTACGGCCAGGATATGGATGACCACACCACGCCCCTGGAAGCAGGTTTAGGTTGGTTGGTACATCTTGATAGTAAAGGGGATTTTATTGGCCGTGCAGTGTTGGAAAAACAGAAAGCCGACGGAGTCAAAAAAAGGTTAGTGGGTTTGGCAATGCTGAGTAAACAGATTGCCCGCCATGATTACCCTATTCTCCACAACGGTCAAAACGTCGGTATTGTTACCAGTGGTACCCTTGCCCCTACCCTGCAAAAGGCGATCGCCTTGGGTTATGTCCCAATGGAGCTGGCAAAAGTGGGTCAGGAATTAGAAGTAGAAGTCCGGGGCAAAGCCTATGGAATAAAAGTTGTTAAAAAGCCCTTTTACCGTTCCGAGCAAAAACCTCGTTAA
- a CDS encoding metal-sensing transcriptional repressor, with amino-acid sequence MTSQPVPHPSARHSHSHPHVHSEESLQKLVNRLSRIEGHIRGVKTMVQENRPCPEVLIQVAAIRGALDRVARLILDDHMNECITRAAAEGNIEQELAELKQALDRFL; translated from the coding sequence ATGACTTCCCAACCTGTTCCCCATCCTTCCGCCCGCCACAGCCACTCCCATCCCCACGTCCACAGCGAAGAATCCTTGCAAAAATTAGTCAATCGCCTCTCCCGCATTGAGGGGCATATTCGGGGAGTTAAAACCATGGTGCAGGAAAATCGTCCTTGCCCAGAGGTACTAATCCAGGTGGCGGCCATTCGGGGAGCATTAGACCGGGTGGCTAGATTGATTTTGGATGATCATATGAATGAATGCATCACCAGAGCGGCGGCGGAGGGCAATATTGAGCAGGAGTTGGCGGAACTAAAACAGGCCCTAGACCGGTTTTTATAG
- a CDS encoding ABC transporter substrate-binding protein: MNLFRKYLLILGLAGPFCHGLGENVAYADNVPPLSPTTCQAANFPPPSTAAIRELAPTGAIRFAINTGNYVLATEADDFGPFGISVDIAHLLAKELGVASEFTVVQAAAVSFERVSKNLSDIGFFGIDPWRAKSVDYTSPYVQIEGAYIVRENSLIQTLSDVDRPGIEIVVGKNSVYNLFLDRNIHNAHLVQAPTSPEVTGFMLAHNFPVGAGIRNQLEADMKRYGGLRILSTPFMIIHQAMATGKDRPQGLSYLQSFVSELKKSGCVQELIKKYAVDDAVVPE; encoded by the coding sequence ATGAACTTGTTCCGGAAGTATCTACTAATTCTTGGCCTGGCTGGTCCGTTTTGCCATGGTTTAGGGGAAAACGTTGCCTACGCTGATAATGTTCCTCCCCTTTCTCCCACGACCTGCCAAGCCGCCAATTTTCCTCCGCCGTCCACCGCTGCCATTCGAGAACTGGCTCCCACAGGGGCGATCCGGTTTGCCATCAACACCGGAAATTATGTCCTTGCCACCGAAGCTGATGACTTTGGCCCTTTTGGTATCTCAGTGGATATTGCCCATTTACTGGCCAAAGAGTTAGGTGTTGCCAGTGAATTTACCGTAGTCCAGGCTGCGGCAGTTTCCTTTGAACGGGTAAGTAAGAATTTATCTGATATTGGCTTCTTTGGTATCGATCCTTGGCGGGCTAAAAGTGTAGATTACACTAGCCCCTACGTCCAAATTGAAGGGGCTTATATTGTCAGGGAAAACTCTCTGATCCAAACCCTGAGTGATGTGGACCGCCCCGGCATTGAGATAGTGGTTGGCAAAAACAGTGTTTATAACCTTTTCCTGGACCGGAATATCCACAATGCCCATCTCGTCCAAGCTCCCACATCTCCTGAAGTGACGGGTTTTATGCTGGCCCACAACTTTCCGGTGGGGGCAGGAATTCGGAACCAGTTGGAGGCAGACATGAAACGCTATGGTGGATTAAGGATTTTATCAACCCCCTTCATGATTATTCACCAGGCTATGGCAACAGGAAAAGACCGCCCTCAAGGGTTAAGTTATCTCCAGTCTTTTGTTAGTGAACTAAAAAAGAGTGGTTGCGTCCAAGAGTTAATCAAAAAATATGCGGTTGATGATGCAGTGGTGCCTGAGTAA
- a CDS encoding recombinase family protein produces MRIVAYVYSDRLLDAPPDLQIWGVEVDQVYVDLGQRWALGQLMEDCQSQGIDYCLVRNLKELGSSASAVERTLGQLENSGITVIALEQDYHSHGKKEMAIAREQWSQLWMTLEREQRQDHLRRGHARNRLALTPPPGKAPYGYRRSASQYVIDRATAPVVKAFFERFLLSGCLRSSVRYLEQNYGKKIAVATGRRWLTHPVYRGDLLYQNQTVIANTHAPLLSRTEAAQIDRLLRRNAPLPPRTASAPRSLAGLISCIRCQTPWLVAHVTSRRQTNAYLYLRPRHCPASPKCKAITYGQCLEQVIEQICQQLPLAVAKLSPSFLGEKYQHLQKAIAEKQTLLGQLPLWQEQGVLDNHTHQLRRYQLKQDIAELQQHLDQLPPDELQRIIPAVSLPQFWRDLSETERRFYFREFIQKIEIERQPQQWHLALKFVFGEQ; encoded by the coding sequence ATGCGTATTGTTGCTTACGTTTACTCCGATCGCCTGTTGGATGCACCACCGGATCTTCAAATTTGGGGAGTGGAGGTAGATCAAGTTTATGTAGACCTAGGGCAAAGGTGGGCCCTAGGACAACTGATGGAGGATTGCCAAAGTCAGGGCATCGATTATTGTCTGGTCAGAAATCTTAAGGAATTAGGTTCATCCGCTTCCGCTGTGGAACGAACCCTAGGACAATTAGAAAATTCGGGTATTACGGTCATTGCCTTGGAGCAGGATTACCATAGCCATGGCAAAAAAGAAATGGCGATCGCCAGGGAACAATGGTCGCAACTGTGGATGACTCTGGAAAGGGAACAAAGACAAGATCATCTCCGCCGCGGTCACGCCCGTAACCGTTTAGCCCTTACACCACCCCCTGGTAAAGCACCCTATGGTTATCGCCGCAGTGCCAGCCAGTATGTGATTGATCGGGCCACTGCCCCGGTGGTAAAAGCTTTTTTTGAAAGATTTCTTCTCTCCGGTTGCCTGCGGAGTTCCGTCCGCTATTTGGAACAGAACTATGGCAAAAAAATTGCGGTGGCCACCGGGCGCCGTTGGTTAACCCATCCCGTGTATCGGGGGGATTTGCTCTACCAAAATCAGACCGTCATTGCCAACACCCATGCTCCTTTGTTGAGCCGCACCGAAGCGGCCCAGATTGATCGCCTACTGCGGCGCAATGCCCCCTTACCACCCCGCACGGCCAGCGCCCCCCGTTCCTTGGCCGGTTTAATTTCCTGCATCCGTTGCCAGACTCCTTGGCTGGTGGCCCATGTCACTTCCCGTCGTCAAACTAATGCCTATCTTTACCTACGGCCCCGCCATTGCCCCGCAAGCCCCAAATGTAAGGCGATCACCTATGGGCAATGCCTAGAGCAAGTAATTGAGCAAATTTGTCAGCAATTGCCCTTGGCCGTGGCCAAACTATCTCCTTCTTTTTTGGGGGAAAAGTATCAACATCTACAAAAGGCGATCGCCGAAAAACAAACTTTGCTTGGGCAATTGCCCCTGTGGCAAGAGCAGGGCGTATTGGACAACCACACCCATCAACTACGCCGTTATCAACTGAAACAAGACATAGCGGAGCTACAACAACATTTAGACCAACTGCCCCCGGATGAATTGCAACGAATTATTCCCGCCGTTTCCCTGCCGCAATTTTGGCGAGACCTGTCGGAAACAGAGCGTCGTTTTTACTTTCGGGAGTTTATTCAAAAAATCGAGATAGAAAGACAACCCCAGCAATGGCATTTGGCCCTAAAATTCGTCTTCGGGGAACAGTAA
- a CDS encoding DNA double-strand break repair nuclease NurA: MLDLTKLAGQMPALGQHFRQEATAGHQRLERAKELFFQAQQHQTHLLKTLTEWGDRLFFAVATPLEPLDTRVTIGEAPINHSVFATDGSQIAPSHHEIAYCYLLNIGRVMLHYGQNLHPLLDSVPEVYYRPEDLYASRRWGIRTEEWLGHRRTVLEAERLAALACRWVSPPGPHSDPNLAMVDGSLIYWFLENLPQEARNQILEPILAAWETLRQARIPLMSYISAPRSVESINLLRLQACPHESPNCVSHCEGCQAEERKTPCQIFDPLRDSSLWQEFLTPGQRGPIWRSNARILEAYAPEQRVCFCYVQGSSEVARVEFPVWLAEDSDLLNQSLAIVLSQIEKGFGYPVALAEAHNQAVVRGGDRRRFFALLEQQLVRTGLRSIGTSYKEARKRNTVV, encoded by the coding sequence ATGCTTGATCTCACCAAGTTAGCTGGTCAAATGCCGGCCCTGGGGCAGCATTTTCGTCAGGAAGCCACCGCTGGCCATCAACGCCTGGAACGGGCTAAGGAATTATTTTTTCAAGCTCAACAGCACCAAACCCATTTACTCAAAACCTTGACAGAGTGGGGCGATCGCCTCTTTTTTGCGGTGGCCACACCTCTGGAGCCATTGGATACAAGGGTGACCATTGGGGAAGCTCCTATTAACCATAGTGTGTTTGCCACGGATGGTTCCCAAATTGCCCCCTCTCACCATGAAATTGCCTACTGTTACCTGCTCAACATTGGCCGGGTAATGCTTCACTATGGGCAAAATTTACATCCTCTATTGGACAGTGTGCCGGAGGTTTATTACCGTCCCGAGGATTTGTATGCTTCCCGCCGTTGGGGCATTCGCACCGAAGAATGGTTAGGTCATCGCCGCACCGTGTTGGAAGCGGAACGGTTAGCTGCCCTGGCCTGCCGTTGGGTCAGCCCCCCAGGGCCCCACAGCGACCCCAATTTAGCCATGGTGGATGGTTCGCTAATTTATTGGTTCTTGGAAAATTTACCCCAGGAAGCACGGAACCAAATTCTGGAGCCGATTTTGGCCGCCTGGGAAACTTTACGTCAGGCCCGCATTCCCCTAATGAGTTACATCAGTGCCCCGAGGAGTGTGGAGTCCATCAATCTATTGCGGCTTCAGGCTTGCCCCCACGAAAGCCCCAATTGTGTCAGCCATTGCGAAGGTTGTCAGGCGGAGGAACGGAAAACCCCTTGTCAAATTTTTGATCCTCTACGGGATAGCAGTTTGTGGCAAGAGTTTCTCACTCCGGGACAACGGGGGCCGATTTGGCGTAGCAATGCCCGCATTTTGGAAGCCTATGCCCCAGAGCAGCGGGTTTGTTTTTGCTATGTCCAGGGAAGCTCGGAGGTGGCGAGGGTGGAATTTCCCGTTTGGCTAGCAGAGGATTCTGACTTGCTCAATCAATCCTTGGCCATTGTGCTCAGTCAGATAGAAAAGGGTTTTGGTTACCCGGTGGCCCTTGCGGAAGCCCATAATCAAGCCGTGGTACGGGGCGGCGATCGCCGTCGCTTTTTTGCTCTTTTGGAACAACAATTGGTCAGGACAGGGCTGAGGAGCATTGGCACTTCCTATAAAGAAGCCAGGAAAA